The following proteins come from a genomic window of Corallococcus sp. NCRR:
- a CDS encoding AAA family ATPase, with protein sequence MKILAIRGSNLTSFAGDFALELDRAPLDRLGLFAISGATGAGKSTLLDALCLALFDRTPRLGGPSKVLVGRADEDEEARLSAYDVRGMLRRGAGKGHAEVDFLGKDGRRYRARWNVWRARERAEGRFRPQELSLTDVASGQVFGRTKGEVLHAIQERLGLSFDQFRRSALLAQGEFAAFLRADANERAELLERMTGTEVYSRVSIAAHEKNAKEQEELKRLSQGLAAIALMSDADREGVRVQLGEEEAARVREEARSREAEAARSWYAQRAEFVGQEQQAESAVARAESEREAAAPREALLESVRAAEGFRAVVSAVEAAEQGCVRAEAEQLERASQAEAALAAAAAQRQVRMQAEVARAAALDAEASVRPALEEAATLDTRRAEAEREAREAAELAKQAKAAEASARDALALVQAAEAKAQGLVDSAEAWRASHASWESLATEWPRWQRELERFAVALKEEQAAGADVDRLGKDADRLGNEAQARREEHQGAVESEAQAQALATHAEAALGEDGGAARRALREALLARQEVLGALTLAGEGARAEGAAEGDAAAEVKAHREVSQRAAAEAKDAAARRATQEAMLHEARRAQSRAEATQGLASHRAALHEGEPCPLCGALEHPYAREASALEGLVAETAARVLELESARDAAAKQESAASVRQATADTAATQAEARRDTAARKRTAHRDAWSAARERWTRAVLPGEDTAGPADAKASSRGSKDPAVAANAEAGRSSPADAKASLGSTDHAAASPPEDAEASTSQTWIHSAQEDVRARLATLRDEEASAEARASAAREARALLETRRTRREGAADALRKAEDAQSRAAQSHRDALLRRDTARDARELALAEVSPPFASEEVTWKDKLAADPVRFQGQCLARVTKWREKLAELEASRKRLEEQQGLRAREEVRLQARLEDAQTAAHRAGLKDTAFQDASRARARLLQGRPTQEVRAELQARIDAAQATYERAREDSEALQQAEKVATARAEDAVRLRTEAALTLDRAQAVLTERLAGHGTTLEQLKALLARGAAWCDSEARALNALRESVAQARAVLGERRERRVRHEASGLPSLAEGDVAELCERLRTDVEVRSRAEALLRAKLEADDTARARHGAEARALEQRRADAEVWKTLGDLIGSHDGKKFKVFAQSLTLDALLLHANAHLRELARRYRLERVPGHDLDLQVVDGDMGDEVRSVASLSGGESFLVSLALALGLASLSSETTQVETLFIDEGFGTLDPETLEVALATLDALQATGRQVGIISHVSGLAERIGVQVRVVKQGGGRSKLVVEGDAGMVIPSDQQVA encoded by the coding sequence GTGAAGATCCTGGCGATTCGCGGCAGCAACCTTACGAGCTTCGCGGGGGACTTCGCGCTGGAGCTGGACCGGGCGCCGCTGGACCGGCTGGGGCTGTTCGCCATCTCCGGCGCGACGGGGGCGGGGAAGAGCACGCTGCTGGATGCGCTGTGCCTGGCGCTGTTCGACCGCACGCCCCGGCTGGGTGGGCCCAGCAAGGTGCTGGTGGGCCGCGCGGACGAGGACGAGGAGGCGCGGCTGTCCGCGTACGACGTGCGCGGCATGCTGCGGCGCGGGGCGGGCAAGGGCCACGCGGAGGTGGACTTCCTGGGCAAGGACGGGCGGCGCTACCGGGCCCGGTGGAACGTGTGGCGTGCGCGCGAGCGCGCGGAGGGGCGCTTCCGGCCGCAGGAGCTGAGCCTGACGGACGTGGCCTCGGGGCAGGTGTTCGGCCGCACCAAGGGCGAGGTGCTCCACGCGATTCAGGAGCGGCTGGGGCTGTCGTTCGACCAGTTCCGGCGCTCGGCGCTGCTGGCGCAGGGCGAGTTCGCGGCGTTCCTGCGCGCGGACGCGAACGAGCGCGCGGAGCTGCTGGAGCGGATGACGGGCACGGAGGTGTACAGCCGCGTGTCCATCGCCGCGCATGAGAAGAACGCGAAGGAGCAGGAGGAGCTGAAGCGGCTGTCGCAGGGGCTCGCGGCCATCGCGCTGATGTCCGACGCCGACCGCGAGGGCGTGCGCGTCCAACTGGGCGAGGAGGAGGCGGCGCGGGTCCGCGAGGAGGCCCGGTCGCGCGAGGCGGAGGCGGCCCGGTCCTGGTACGCGCAGCGCGCGGAGTTCGTGGGACAGGAGCAGCAGGCCGAAAGCGCGGTGGCCCGGGCGGAGTCGGAGCGGGAGGCGGCGGCGCCTCGCGAGGCCTTGCTGGAGTCGGTGCGCGCGGCGGAGGGCTTCCGAGCGGTGGTGTCCGCGGTGGAGGCCGCGGAGCAGGGCTGCGTGAGGGCGGAGGCCGAGCAGCTGGAGCGGGCCTCGCAGGCGGAGGCGGCGCTCGCGGCGGCGGCGGCGCAGCGGCAGGTGCGGATGCAGGCGGAGGTCGCGCGGGCGGCGGCGCTGGATGCCGAGGCGTCGGTGCGTCCGGCGCTGGAGGAGGCCGCGACGCTGGACACGCGCCGCGCGGAGGCGGAGCGCGAGGCCCGTGAGGCCGCGGAGCTGGCGAAGCAGGCGAAGGCCGCGGAGGCGTCGGCTCGCGATGCGCTGGCGCTGGTGCAGGCGGCGGAAGCGAAGGCCCAGGGGCTGGTGGACTCGGCCGAGGCGTGGCGCGCGTCGCACGCGAGCTGGGAGTCCCTGGCCACGGAGTGGCCGCGCTGGCAGCGCGAGCTGGAGCGCTTCGCCGTGGCGCTGAAGGAGGAACAGGCGGCCGGCGCGGACGTGGACCGGCTGGGGAAGGACGCGGACCGCCTGGGCAACGAGGCCCAGGCGCGCCGTGAGGAGCACCAGGGCGCGGTCGAGTCGGAGGCGCAGGCGCAGGCCCTGGCGACGCACGCGGAGGCCGCGCTGGGCGAGGATGGCGGCGCGGCGCGGCGGGCGCTCCGGGAAGCGCTGCTGGCGCGACAGGAGGTCCTGGGGGCGTTGACGCTCGCGGGTGAAGGCGCTCGGGCGGAGGGCGCGGCGGAAGGGGACGCGGCGGCGGAGGTGAAGGCGCACCGCGAGGTCTCCCAGCGCGCGGCGGCGGAGGCGAAGGACGCGGCGGCGCGGCGGGCGACCCAGGAGGCGATGCTCCACGAAGCGCGCCGCGCGCAGTCTCGCGCGGAGGCGACGCAGGGCCTGGCCTCGCACCGGGCCGCGCTGCATGAAGGTGAGCCGTGTCCGCTGTGCGGCGCGCTCGAACATCCGTATGCCCGGGAGGCTTCCGCGCTGGAGGGGCTGGTCGCGGAGACCGCGGCCCGGGTGCTGGAGCTGGAGTCCGCGCGGGATGCGGCGGCGAAGCAGGAGAGCGCGGCGAGCGTGCGGCAGGCGACCGCGGACACGGCCGCGACCCAGGCCGAAGCCCGGCGCGACACGGCCGCCCGAAAGCGCACGGCACACCGTGACGCCTGGAGCGCGGCGCGCGAACGGTGGACCCGCGCGGTGCTTCCGGGGGAGGACACGGCAGGGCCGGCCGATGCGAAGGCTTCGTCACGAGGCTCGAAGGACCCTGCCGTTGCTGCGAACGCGGAAGCCGGGCGCTCAAGTCCTGCGGATGCGAAGGCGTCACTCGGTTCGACGGACCACGCTGCTGCATCGCCTCCCGAGGACGCGGAGGCCAGCACCTCCCAGACGTGGATCCATTCAGCTCAGGAGGACGTGCGCGCGCGGCTCGCGACCCTTCGTGACGAAGAGGCTTCCGCGGAGGCCCGCGCCAGTGCGGCTCGTGAAGCCCGGGCCCTGCTGGAGACCCGGCGCACCCGGCGCGAAGGCGCGGCCGATGCCCTTCGCAAGGCCGAGGACGCTCAGTCCCGCGCGGCCCAGTCCCACCGGGATGCGCTGCTTCGCCGGGACACCGCCCGCGATGCCCGCGAGCTCGCCCTCGCCGAGGTGTCCCCTCCGTTCGCCAGCGAGGAGGTCACCTGGAAGGACAAGCTCGCCGCGGACCCCGTGCGCTTCCAGGGCCAGTGCCTGGCGCGCGTGACGAAGTGGCGCGAGAAGCTCGCGGAGCTGGAGGCCTCTCGCAAGCGCCTGGAGGAGCAACAGGGCCTGCGTGCCCGTGAAGAGGTCCGCCTCCAGGCCCGGCTCGAGGACGCACAGACCGCCGCCCACCGCGCGGGCCTCAAGGACACGGCCTTCCAGGACGCGTCCAGGGCCCGCGCCCGGCTGCTCCAGGGCCGCCCCACGCAGGAGGTGCGCGCGGAGCTCCAGGCGCGCATCGACGCCGCCCAGGCCACCTACGAGCGCGCCCGCGAGGACTCCGAAGCCCTCCAGCAGGCGGAGAAGGTGGCCACCGCCCGCGCCGAGGACGCCGTGCGCCTGCGCACCGAGGCCGCCCTCACCCTCGACCGCGCCCAGGCCGTCCTCACGGAGCGCCTCGCCGGCCATGGCACCACCTTGGAGCAGCTCAAGGCCCTGCTGGCTCGCGGCGCCGCCTGGTGCGACTCGGAGGCCCGCGCGCTCAACGCCCTGCGCGAGTCCGTGGCCCAGGCCCGCGCCGTCCTCGGGGAGCGCCGCGAGCGCCGAGTCCGCCATGAGGCCTCCGGGCTCCCCTCGCTCGCGGAAGGGGACGTCGCGGAGCTCTGCGAACGCCTGCGCACCGACGTGGAGGTGCGCAGCCGCGCCGAGGCCCTGCTGCGCGCGAAGCTGGAAGCCGACGACACCGCCCGCGCCCGCCATGGCGCGGAGGCCCGGGCCCTGGAGCAGCGCCGCGCCGACGCGGAGGTGTGGAAGACGCTGGGCGACCTCATCGGTTCGCACGACGGCAAGAAGTTCAAGGTCTTCGCCCAGAGCCTCACCCTGGACGCGCTGCTGCTGCACGCCAACGCGCACCTGCGCGAATTGGCCCGCCGCTACCGCCTGGAGCGCGTGCCCGGCCATGACCTGGACCTCCAGGTGGTGGACGGCGACATGGGCGACGAGGTCCGCAGCGTGGCCAGCCTCTCCGGCGGGGAGAGCTTCCTCGTGTCGCTCGCGCTCGCGCTGGGCCTGGCCTCGCTGTCGTCGGAGACGACGCAGGTGGAGACGCTCTTCATCGACGAGGGCTTCGGCACGCTGGACCCGGAGACGCTGGAGGTCGCGCTCGCCACGCTCGACGCGCTCCAGGCCACCGGCCGCCAGGTGGGCATCATCTCCCACGTGAGCGGGCTCGCCGAGCGCATCGGCGTGCAGGTGCGCGTGGTGAAGCAGGGCGGCGGCCGCAGCAAGCTCGTCGTGGAAGGCGACGCGGGGATGGTCATCCCCTCGGATCAGCAGGTGGCGTGA
- a CDS encoding TIGR02266 family protein, with product MEGLSALLPSAQSMQLVVAFRDEAGALEVKVEVPGYPRAAVERLGEEVRKSGGTFVELWRLPKAERDALRSRTLAGGTPFGGNERTQAAQELRQHLEALAARGPLPAPSEPKAPPPSEAPPAPLAARAGSADAPRTGPSEDSPPSEPSAQAPAGDETQRRARRFAVKLEMEFRTELDFVREHALNISNGGLFVRTAHRPPQDSVVTVDVKLPNGQRLQGEALVVHVVDEQYTGGVGLAFLSDDATFSATLDGYLASLAGEKA from the coding sequence GTGGAGGGCCTGAGTGCGCTTCTGCCGTCCGCGCAGTCGATGCAGCTCGTGGTGGCGTTTCGCGACGAGGCCGGCGCGCTGGAGGTGAAGGTGGAGGTGCCCGGCTATCCGCGCGCGGCGGTGGAGCGGCTGGGCGAAGAGGTTCGCAAGAGCGGCGGCACGTTCGTGGAGTTGTGGCGGCTGCCCAAGGCGGAGCGGGACGCGCTGCGCTCGCGCACGCTGGCGGGCGGCACGCCCTTCGGCGGCAATGAGCGCACGCAGGCCGCGCAGGAGCTGCGGCAGCACCTGGAGGCGCTGGCCGCGCGAGGCCCCCTACCCGCGCCGTCCGAGCCAAAGGCTCCGCCGCCATCCGAGGCACCGCCCGCGCCGCTGGCCGCTCGAGCCGGAAGCGCGGACGCGCCGCGGACTGGACCGTCCGAGGACTCACCGCCGTCGGAGCCTTCCGCGCAGGCCCCCGCGGGTGATGAGACCCAGCGCCGCGCCCGGCGCTTCGCGGTGAAGCTGGAGATGGAGTTCCGCACGGAGCTGGACTTCGTGCGCGAGCACGCGCTGAACATCAGCAACGGGGGGCTCTTCGTGCGCACGGCGCACCGCCCGCCCCAGGACAGCGTCGTCACCGTGGACGTGAAGCTGCCCAACGGCCAGCGGTTGCAGGGCGAGGCGCTGGTGGTGCATGTGGTGGACGAGCAATACACCGGGGGCGTGGGGCTGGCCTTCCTGAGCGACGACGCCACCTTTTCGGCGACGCTGGACGGATACCTGGCGAGCCTGGCCGGAGAGAAGGCGTGA
- a CDS encoding exonuclease SbcCD subunit D, with the protein MRLLHTSDWHLGHTLYDVSREVEHAAFLTWLLDTLESQEVDALLVAGDIFDTANPSAEAQAAWYHFIARARRTLPKLDVVVVGGNHDSAARLDAPDPLFHALGVRVVGGLPRHRGGLEMERLVVPVHDARGKVGAWVAAVPYLRPSDLPSVPDGEGDRLVGGVRSVYAEVLEAARRRRRSGQALVAMGHCYMTGSELSELSERKILGGNQHALPVELFPEDVAYAALGHLHKAQRVGGREGVRYSGSPLPLSLSEAHYRHQVLVLDVEDGALTQVRPLSVPRTTDMMRVPARDAAPLPEVLELLAALPAYEAGAPESMRPYLEVCVSLPRPEPALRHKVEKALEGRAARLVKLTPFYTGTGGALADVRPGLSLRERTPEDVFLARYARDFKEAPSPGLLESFHALLTQVQEDAS; encoded by the coding sequence ATGCGCCTGCTGCACACGTCGGACTGGCACCTGGGCCACACGCTGTATGACGTCTCACGGGAAGTGGAGCACGCCGCGTTCCTGACGTGGCTGTTGGACACGCTGGAGTCCCAGGAGGTGGATGCGCTCCTGGTGGCCGGGGACATCTTCGACACGGCCAACCCCAGCGCGGAGGCGCAGGCGGCCTGGTACCACTTCATCGCGCGGGCCCGGCGCACGCTGCCGAAGCTGGACGTGGTGGTGGTGGGCGGCAACCACGACTCCGCCGCGCGCCTGGACGCGCCGGATCCGCTGTTCCACGCCCTGGGCGTGCGCGTGGTGGGCGGCCTGCCGCGCCACCGGGGCGGACTGGAGATGGAGCGGCTGGTGGTGCCGGTGCACGACGCGCGCGGGAAGGTGGGCGCGTGGGTGGCGGCGGTGCCGTACCTGCGGCCCTCGGACCTGCCGTCCGTGCCGGACGGTGAAGGGGACCGGCTGGTGGGGGGCGTGCGCTCCGTCTACGCGGAGGTGCTGGAGGCGGCGCGCAGGCGGCGGCGGTCCGGGCAGGCGCTGGTGGCCATGGGCCATTGCTACATGACGGGCTCGGAGCTGTCGGAGCTGAGCGAGCGGAAGATATTGGGCGGCAACCAGCATGCGCTGCCGGTGGAGTTGTTCCCGGAGGACGTCGCGTACGCGGCGCTGGGGCACCTGCACAAGGCGCAGCGCGTGGGGGGCCGCGAGGGCGTGCGCTACAGCGGCTCTCCCTTGCCGCTGTCCCTGTCGGAGGCGCACTACCGGCACCAGGTGCTGGTGCTGGACGTGGAGGACGGCGCGCTGACGCAGGTGCGTCCGCTGTCGGTGCCCCGCACCACGGACATGATGCGGGTGCCCGCGCGGGACGCTGCGCCGCTGCCGGAGGTGCTGGAGCTGCTGGCGGCGCTGCCCGCGTACGAGGCGGGGGCCCCGGAGTCGATGCGGCCGTACCTGGAGGTCTGCGTGTCGCTGCCCCGGCCGGAGCCGGCGCTGCGCCACAAGGTGGAGAAGGCGCTGGAGGGGCGGGCGGCGCGGCTGGTGAAGCTGACGCCGTTCTACACGGGCACGGGCGGGGCGCTGGCGGACGTGCGGCCGGGGCTGTCGCTGCGGGAGCGCACGCCGGAGGACGTGTTCCTCGCCCGGTATGCGCGGGACTTCAAGGAGGCGCCCTCGCCGGGGCTGCTGGAGTCGTTCCACGCGCTGCTCACGCAGGTGCAGGAGGACGCGTCGTGA
- a CDS encoding serine/threonine-protein kinase has translation MTLEEGKTPEWPRDLGRFQLLSRLGRGGNAEVFRARMLQGPHAGEEVALKRVRPERLRDAEAREQLLHEGELARCLDHPHIVGFREYGELADGPYLALELVDGTDLGRVLAQCRRRRIELPIDISVMMVRHVLEALGYAHKATNAKGLPLAVVHCDVSPHNVLLSRGGEVKLADFGVARSRAGLEVDLRRVGKQNYRSPELLAGEVSVAVDLWAAAVLLYELLSLESPYEEGTAEEVEASIRGMRLTPVRMVAPEVSDPLALVLDRALAPHPSQRFSSAEQFARALAALSDDRVATPLAVAAVVRGLMGAEPATG, from the coding sequence GTGACGTTGGAGGAAGGCAAGACACCCGAGTGGCCGCGCGACCTGGGCCGCTTCCAGCTGCTGTCGCGGCTGGGGCGCGGCGGCAACGCGGAGGTGTTCCGCGCGCGGATGCTCCAGGGCCCGCATGCGGGCGAGGAGGTGGCCCTCAAGCGCGTGCGGCCGGAGCGCCTGCGGGACGCGGAGGCGCGCGAGCAGCTCCTGCACGAGGGGGAGCTGGCGCGGTGCCTGGACCATCCGCACATCGTGGGCTTCCGGGAGTACGGCGAGCTGGCGGACGGGCCCTACCTGGCGCTGGAGCTGGTGGACGGCACGGACCTGGGGCGCGTGCTGGCGCAGTGCCGGCGCCGGCGCATCGAGCTGCCCATCGACATCTCCGTGATGATGGTGCGCCACGTGCTGGAGGCGCTGGGGTACGCGCACAAGGCCACCAACGCCAAGGGCCTGCCGCTGGCGGTGGTGCACTGCGATGTGTCGCCGCACAACGTGCTCCTGTCGCGCGGCGGAGAGGTGAAGCTGGCGGACTTCGGCGTGGCCCGCTCGCGCGCGGGGCTGGAGGTGGACCTGCGGCGGGTGGGCAAGCAGAACTACCGCTCGCCGGAGCTCTTGGCCGGTGAGGTCTCCGTGGCGGTGGACCTGTGGGCGGCGGCGGTGCTGCTGTACGAACTGCTGTCCCTGGAGTCGCCCTATGAGGAAGGGACGGCCGAGGAGGTGGAGGCCTCCATCCGGGGCATGCGGCTGACGCCCGTGCGCATGGTGGCGCCGGAGGTGTCGGATCCGCTGGCGCTGGTGCTGGACCGGGCGCTCGCGCCGCACCCGTCACAGCGCTTCTCCTCCGCGGAGCAGTTCGCGCGGGCGCTGGCGGCGCTGAGCGACGACCGCGTGGCGACGCCGCTGGCCGTGGCCGCGGTGGTGCGCGGCCTGATGGGCGCGGAGCCGGCGACGGGCTGA
- the cglD gene encoding adventurous gliding motility lipoprotein CglD, translated as MRNWIRLFSGTLLAATLMAGCGGSDPDPGPGPDPTNDGGPGSDAGVDAGFDAGYVEDAGVIIDPDPDPGEVPVDPYDPNNATKDSDCDGLTDQEEFSTVYAGGLKTNPGLRDTDGDGIRDGVEVGRTSSVSTDPSCNFRGDQDPTTRTSPVKADTDDDGIPDGLEDANRNGKRDLTETDPNTADSDNDGIPDGVEDANKNGSVSPGETDPRLRDTDGDGLPDGLEKSTGTDPLKPDSDGDTCSDGAEDVNKNGKVDPGETDPRKADCAASIPDADFDGIPDSVEIATGTNPNNADTDGDGVADGVEDTNKNGRVDSGETDPRLTDTDCDGLQDGAGRNGFLGEDPNSNGQVDPGETDPTNPDTDGDGLLDGVERGVTTAAAPRNNCGYVGDADPATKTDATKADSDGDGIPDGAEDSNQNGKVDPGELNPLDPKDGAASTPAGKACSVQNLRTVTFKEDSGADIRLALPNTFKDANLLNLKANGQTVGVMGYDDTKQVTFIAYKRGQVGSSTTPSSDESGIRTGTALLSPADVEFTQTFTTWDGFPAAVSRYALAGTTELKAFTNSLARQLVPNSTETLGGTAGINGPFKIQAQYVHRSNQSVVVVLAITPAARYNEAGSLFTTADTAGGSALAQFGDADAVQCEVFTGNTAVVDFLFVVDDSGSMASSQTSLANAGTAVANKLGNATLDWRVSMVTTSYTVGSSANRNVLRPFTTNINQFKAWLTQNAVCNNSVCAVKGGTTQNPTYTPLPNTTCTADTNCWVGLKGDGSERPLEAARKAINDMAASTGGAETKLRPGAKVVVVILTDVKDQSTDTVANYISYFLNNGTTSGTTSNPTGQPIQVHGIICPPDGGQCYSGEDNTNPRHLDVIQATGGVSGSIRDNTSITNTINAIVDSVIASVGYRTLKPPIGASLKVAVEAVVDPAVCPSTGDLPRSRTNGFDVDGINRTVSFYGACRPKESGKTQAALSYRYWIDRTAKPDGNPPPCISDTQYYDSNDPDFCKGKLACNRTTDKCECPADCGGTAPPGQVCNTDRAVCDFTCAPDCGGTCGTFETCNTGTCSCSCVQSASCAAGYKFDNNACGCVCDTGALNCGNSSAANAELCACVCKPDCGGCAPGFTCNVSACVCEKPIG; from the coding sequence ATGCGCAATTGGATCCGACTCTTCTCCGGCACGCTGCTCGCCGCCACGCTCATGGCGGGCTGCGGCGGCTCTGACCCGGACCCTGGCCCTGGCCCTGACCCCACCAACGACGGAGGCCCGGGAAGCGACGCGGGCGTCGACGCGGGCTTCGATGCCGGCTACGTCGAGGACGCGGGCGTCATCATCGACCCCGACCCGGATCCGGGTGAAGTCCCCGTCGACCCGTATGATCCGAACAACGCGACGAAGGACTCGGACTGCGACGGCCTGACGGACCAGGAGGAGTTCTCCACGGTCTATGCCGGCGGCCTGAAGACGAACCCGGGCCTGCGCGACACGGACGGCGACGGCATCCGCGACGGCGTGGAGGTGGGCCGTACGTCCAGTGTCAGCACGGACCCGAGCTGCAACTTCCGCGGGGACCAGGACCCCACGACGCGCACCTCGCCGGTGAAGGCGGACACGGACGATGACGGCATCCCGGACGGCCTGGAGGACGCCAACCGCAACGGCAAGCGCGACCTCACGGAGACGGACCCCAACACGGCGGACTCCGACAATGACGGCATCCCGGACGGCGTGGAGGACGCGAACAAGAACGGCTCGGTGAGCCCCGGCGAGACGGATCCCCGCCTGCGCGACACGGACGGCGACGGCCTGCCGGACGGCCTGGAGAAGTCGACGGGCACGGATCCGCTCAAGCCGGACTCGGACGGCGACACCTGCTCGGACGGCGCCGAGGACGTGAACAAGAACGGCAAGGTGGACCCGGGCGAGACGGATCCGCGCAAGGCGGACTGCGCCGCGTCCATCCCCGACGCGGACTTCGACGGCATCCCCGACTCCGTTGAAATCGCCACCGGCACCAACCCGAACAACGCCGACACGGACGGCGACGGCGTGGCGGACGGCGTGGAGGACACGAACAAGAACGGCCGCGTGGACTCCGGTGAGACCGACCCGCGCCTGACCGACACCGACTGCGACGGGCTCCAGGACGGCGCCGGCCGCAACGGCTTCCTCGGCGAGGACCCCAACTCCAACGGCCAGGTGGACCCCGGCGAGACGGACCCCACCAACCCGGACACCGACGGCGACGGCCTGCTGGACGGCGTGGAGCGTGGCGTGACCACGGCCGCGGCCCCGCGCAACAACTGCGGCTACGTGGGTGACGCGGACCCGGCGACGAAGACGGACGCCACCAAGGCGGACAGCGACGGCGACGGCATCCCCGACGGCGCGGAGGACTCCAACCAGAACGGCAAGGTGGACCCCGGCGAGCTCAACCCGCTGGACCCCAAGGACGGCGCGGCCTCCACGCCCGCGGGCAAGGCGTGCAGCGTGCAGAACCTGCGCACGGTGACCTTCAAGGAGGACAGCGGCGCGGACATCCGGCTCGCGCTGCCCAACACCTTCAAGGACGCCAACCTGCTCAACCTGAAGGCCAACGGCCAGACCGTGGGCGTGATGGGCTATGACGACACGAAGCAGGTGACGTTCATCGCGTACAAGCGCGGTCAGGTGGGCTCCTCCACCACGCCCTCCTCCGACGAGTCGGGCATCCGCACTGGCACGGCGCTGCTGTCGCCGGCGGACGTGGAGTTCACGCAGACGTTCACCACCTGGGACGGCTTCCCCGCGGCGGTCTCCCGCTACGCGCTCGCCGGCACGACGGAGCTGAAGGCGTTCACCAACTCGCTGGCGCGCCAGCTGGTGCCCAACAGCACGGAGACGCTCGGCGGCACGGCGGGCATCAACGGCCCGTTCAAGATCCAGGCGCAGTACGTGCACCGCTCCAACCAGAGCGTCGTGGTGGTGCTCGCCATCACGCCGGCGGCCCGCTACAACGAGGCGGGCAGCCTCTTCACGACGGCGGACACGGCGGGCGGCTCCGCGCTGGCGCAGTTCGGCGACGCGGACGCGGTGCAGTGCGAGGTCTTCACCGGCAACACGGCCGTGGTGGACTTCCTCTTCGTGGTGGACGACTCCGGCTCCATGGCGTCGTCGCAGACGTCGCTGGCGAACGCGGGCACGGCGGTGGCCAACAAGCTGGGCAACGCGACGCTGGACTGGCGCGTGTCCATGGTGACCACCAGCTACACGGTGGGCAGCAGCGCCAACCGCAACGTGCTGCGTCCCTTCACCACCAACATCAACCAGTTCAAGGCGTGGCTGACCCAGAACGCGGTGTGCAACAACAGCGTCTGCGCCGTGAAAGGCGGCACCACCCAGAACCCCACGTACACGCCGCTGCCCAACACCACGTGCACGGCGGACACCAACTGCTGGGTGGGCCTGAAGGGCGATGGCAGCGAGCGTCCGTTGGAGGCGGCGCGCAAGGCCATCAACGACATGGCCGCGTCCACGGGCGGCGCGGAGACGAAGCTCCGTCCGGGCGCGAAGGTGGTGGTGGTCATCCTCACGGACGTGAAGGACCAGTCCACGGACACGGTGGCCAACTACATCTCGTACTTCCTCAACAACGGCACCACGTCCGGCACCACGAGCAACCCCACGGGCCAGCCCATCCAGGTGCACGGCATCATCTGCCCGCCGGACGGCGGCCAGTGCTACTCGGGTGAGGACAACACGAACCCGCGCCACCTGGACGTCATCCAGGCCACGGGCGGCGTGTCCGGCAGCATCCGGGACAACACCTCCATCACCAACACCATCAACGCCATCGTGGACAGCGTCATCGCGTCGGTGGGTTACCGCACGCTCAAGCCGCCGATTGGCGCGTCGCTGAAGGTCGCGGTGGAGGCGGTGGTGGACCCGGCCGTCTGCCCCAGCACCGGGGACCTGCCGCGCAGCCGCACCAACGGCTTCGACGTGGACGGCATCAACCGCACCGTGTCCTTCTACGGCGCCTGCCGTCCGAAGGAGTCCGGCAAGACGCAGGCGGCGCTGTCGTACCGCTACTGGATCGACCGCACGGCCAAGCCGGACGGCAACCCGCCGCCCTGCATCTCCGACACGCAGTACTACGACTCGAACGATCCGGACTTCTGCAAGGGCAAGCTCGCCTGCAACCGCACCACGGACAAGTGCGAGTGCCCGGCGGACTGCGGTGGCACGGCCCCCCCGGGCCAGGTGTGCAACACGGACCGCGCGGTGTGTGACTTCACCTGCGCGCCGGACTGCGGCGGCACGTGCGGCACCTTCGAGACGTGCAACACGGGCACCTGCTCGTGCAGCTGCGTGCAGTCCGCGTCCTGCGCGGCGGGCTACAAGTTCGACAACAACGCCTGCGGCTGCGTCTGCGACACGGGCGCGCTCAACTGCGGCAACAGCTCCGCCGCCAACGCGGAACTGTGCGCCTGCGTCTGCAAGCCGGACTGCGGCGGCTGCGCGCCGGGCTTCACCTGCAACGTCAGCGCGTGCGTCTGCGAGAAGCCCATCGGCTAG